A window from Malassezia restricta chromosome I, complete sequence encodes these proteins:
- a CDS encoding SUR7/PalI family protein: MGTVSGTGRTLALLALGLIGASFVLQLVDSISVPYIKKLGFLEATFNDLPPRWNVKDIQFGIWGWSADVADPDGTISSSANLDNYDGFLSQYRKSFGAGPGYQEPFLENLPYALVLQPISAGFTGVASGAALLAICINSFLWVLAALWALALSIASTVIELILFIVARDRFDDAFRPAFADKHYYNVKLGKGMWIQVAALAAVVVGTWLMIWAYAVNTSYHRKHRDASSSAVSASAPVPSTSVPVTGPNYDYTTPSYPYSAYAQPGYGTGGTTAYDEPYAGTAGVGAYGGSHAGRYDMPGAHERRSAVQPPDMQVRVQDDEPKITTRSSKRHHKRHHDSTQKSRSTNYRYDSNLDGDVYDDEKEAPPRHSYEYDYDYDAFPSRRISYLYGDPSYVHHRSSSVENRYTRPRRGPRSGKRDSYIYPDDYGLSRNVAARRKAQDELRWKRLSHDIMY; encoded by the coding sequence ATGGGTACGGTGTCTGGCACGGGCCGCACCTTGGCCCTGCTAGCGTTGGGTCTTATCGGGGCATCATTCGTGCTCCAGCTTGTGGACTCGATTTCTGTACCCTATATTAAAAAGCTGGGCTTTTTAGAAGCCACCTTCAACGATCTACCGCCAAGATGGAATGTTAAAGACATTCAGTTTGGTATCTGGGGCTGGTCTGCAGATGTAGCTGACCCGGATGGCACCATTAGCTCCAGTGCTAACTTGGACAACTACGATGGGTTTTTGTCCCAGTACAGGAAGAGTTTTGGTGCAGGGCCCGGGTACCAAGAACCTTTTCTCGAGAATTTACCATATGCGCTTGTTCTCCAGCCCATTTCTGCCGGATTTACTGGCGTGGCTAGTGGGGCAGCCTTGCTTGCTATATGCATCAATTCATTCCTTTGGGTGCTGGCAGCATTGTGGGCTTTGGCCCTTAGTATCGCCAGCACCGTCATTGAGCTTATTTTATTTATTGTTGCTCGTGATCGCTTCGACGATGCATTTAGGCCAGCTTTTGCCGACAAGCACTACTATAATGTCAAGCTCGGAAAGGGCATGTGGATTCAGGTTGCTGCTCTTGCGGCCGTAGTCGTGGGAACTTGGCTCATGATCTGGGCATACGCCGTCAACACGAGTTACCATCGAAAGCATCGTGATGCGTCTTCATCAGCAGTGTCTGCATCTGCCCCAGTACCCTCAACAAGTGTACCTGTCACTGGCCCAAACTATGACTATACTACGCCGTCTTATCCTTACAGCGCATATGCTCAGCCTGGCTATGGTACTGGCGGCACCACCGCATACGACGAGCCTTATGCTGGCACAGCCGGTGTAGGTGCCTATGGTGGGTCTCACGCAGGTCGTTATGACATgcctggcgcgcacgaAAGGCGAAGCGCAGTACAGCCCCCTGACATGCAGGTCCGTGTGCAGGATGACGAGCCCAAGATCACAACTCGATCTTCGAAGCGGCATCACAAGCGACATCATGACTCTACCCAAAAATCTCGCTCGACGAATTACCGCTACGATTCAAACCTTGACGGTGATGTATATGATGACGAAAAGGAAGCTCCTCCTCGCCACAGCTATGAATATGACTATGACTACGACGCGTTCCCGTCACGTCGTATAAGCTATTTATATGGAGATCCATCGTACGTACATCACCGCAGCTCCTCGGTGGAAAATCGCTATACGCGGCCCCGAAGAGGACCGCGCTCCGGCAAAAGGGATTCATATATATACCCAGACGATTATGGTCTTTCGCGCAATGTGGCAGCCCGGCGCAAAGCACAAGATGAGCTACGTTGGAAGCGACTGAGTCATGATATAATGTACTAA
- a CDS encoding glutaredoxin-like protein, producing MILRAGRASLQRLCGHDVARLIHTGTGRTPHLTLFTGTHCSLCDDMKEVLDGAASRSSFTLSTYNIRDDASPNVRYWRRKYQYDIPVLHIRWDAPAHENDYGEEIARHRLDPLVLAKALHIT from the coding sequence ATGATACTGCGGgcaggacgcgcgtccttACAGCGCCTGTGCGGTCATGACGTCGCACGGCTCATACATACAGGTACTGGACGTACTCCTCATCTTACGCTGTTCACTGGCACCCATTGCTCTTTGTGTGATGACATGAAAGAAGTCTTGGACGGAGCTGCTTCACGATCGTCGTTTACCTTGAGCACCTACAACATACGTGACGATGCATCGCCAAATGTACGATACTGGCGCAGAAAGTATCAGTACGACATTCCTGTCTTGCATATCCGGTGGGATGCGCCCGCACATGAAAATGACTATGGCGAAGAAATCGCACGTCACCGTCTGGACCCACTCGTCctggccaaggcactgCATATCACATAA
- a CDS encoding actin related protein 2/3 complex, subunit 4 → MSNTLRPYLECVRSTLTAALTLQNFGSQVVERHNIPEVEAQNTPEAVLVPLTVSRNEHEYVLIEPSVNSVRVSIKIKQADEIEQILCHKFTRFLMQRAESFVVLRRKPIPGYDISFLVTNAHTESMLKHKLVDFVIQFMEDVDKEISEMKLSLNARARIVAESYLSVF, encoded by the exons ATG TCAAATACACTGCGACCGTACCTGGAGTGCGTGCGGTCAACGCTCACTGCGGCGCTCACGCTGCAGAATTTCGGCTCGCAGGTCGTTGAGCGGCACAATATCCCTGAGGTCGAGGCGCAGAACACGCCGGAGGcggtgctcgtgccgctgacGGTGAGTCGCAACGAGCACGAGTATGTGTTGATTGAGCCGTCGGTCAACAGTGTGCGCGTGAGCATCAAGATCAAGCAGGCTGATGAGATTGAGCAGATTCTGTGCCACAAGTTCACGCGGTTTCTGATGCAGCGTGCGGAGAGCTTtgtggtgctgcgccgcaagcCGATACCTGGCTACGATATTTCGTTCCTTGTCACGAACGCGCATACTGAGTCGATGCTGAAGCACAAGCTTGTCGACTTTGTGATCCAGTTCATGGAGGACGTGGACAAGGAGATCAGTGAGATGAAGCTCAGCCTCAATGCGCGTGCCCGCATCGTGGCTGAGTCGTACTTGAGTGTG TTTTAG
- a CDS encoding mediator of RNA polymerase II transcription subunit 12, whose protein sequence is MRAGGEQDALAVLGVPPWRPLMHHAATELGYADVHVPGGSHSVSVEELQRGWIASSPVASDTGTIRQSIYERLHHADMLMHISDMLDHVRSSRRTGPRRIVSLPSSAPVPHGTLGDDGALAAFIRDLSDRQLPIEHVAKRTQRSVRSERLLDLLWQAPAPDYVPIPRAVWWIRRQGALKAKEASYTPSWTYEVVEWLTQLLHAPLHPQAWCERWTYATALVLALLRESLLDSFVWHMWLVQQLDCIRDARRACIAQLVAMHLPAMLTHPTVSPRMVASLARLACETTWLGAQAQSLLSYCEKQCPAMLVHARALLDDPQVLFQHVPQMDETLSMQAELLHAAVFPLLPHDATWDAAAVRILDSQLGITPMFLDYFLPREASTTAFAVRRLKILYEWACTPKRRGIHGGVHRAYTATALVRLLNECQSQRLTSSDGRLLPCPWHPPLSIQVTTLAWIDEAFGGPDTSRPTRAAARLLGALVSAKLFHYMHFLQHLQSRGIIKPRHEARTSYARLDAPELLRLLRSIPVHHLAPAQVQQRRLAIYGTRTSESHEEGIERRATQELRTLLSTYGVVVPDAAPAELPATALVPTSPRTAPPTADILDALQLRSRLPHVWLASPYVQSRIVDQFLAPALLHDVSVLSADGFAVVASVLTGMYEMEVLGRLMCALLDGHNLACVVSICHTIVVHACIFDALGMATDLVERLVPYAIAEPNAPPGMEHVVPAAGRGMAVGMARRALHALGRLDVPVPTYAPMPQAPESPWPRACAASWFDALLTSDASSSVALYASDEAASQLLVHALDRLAQSTDFPPAVLTTYMATLAGTVGVRLDDVVHAWIRRAWERDAPHVSSMWTVLVLGLVRHDLVDATRLLQLVLVPFIERAPASHTGWDACMALLYTLVFTYTKQGSACSIGVVGESSWYDVSLIRTGLGCTDGLVPLLAALDTCEAPQRWACWDVLSCQVHKLHAVWLAYPDAVWRGTLALPDAHRYERVRRLIHTFMEQEPRGALLQPRMASLESPLLPPRQSLDDMFDGALAALE, encoded by the coding sequence ATGAGGGCGGGCGGGGAGCAGGACGCGTTGGCCGTGCTTGGCGTTCCGCCATGGCGCCCGCTCATGCATCATGCAGCTACTGAGCTGGGGTATGCTgacgtgcatgtgccggGCGGCAGTCACAGCGTCTCCGTGGAAGAGCTGCAGCGTGGCTGGATCGCCTCGTCGCCCGTCGCGAGCGATACCGGCACCATTCGCCAGAGCATTTATGAGCGGCTCCATCATGCAGACATGCTGATGCACATCAGTGACATGCTCGATCATGTGCGCAGCAGTCGGCGCACGGGGCCCCGTCGCATCGTGTCCTTGCCTTCCTcagcgcctgtgccacATGGTACGCTGGGCGATGACGGCGCTCTTGCCGCGTTCATACGCGACTTATCCGACCGCCAGCTCCCTATTGAGCACGTCGCAAAGCGTACGCAGCGCTCTGTGCGCAGCGAACGTCTTTTGGACCTGCTATGGCAGGCACCGGCGCCCGACTATGTCCCTATACCCCGAGCCGTTTGGTGGATTCGTAGGCAAGGCGCACTGAAGGCAAAGGAAGCGTCGTACACACCTTCCTGGACCTACGAGGTTGTGGAGTGGCTCACACAGCTGTTGCATGCGCCCCTGCATCCTCAGGCATGGTGCGAACGTTGGACCTACGCGACGGCATTGGTGCTGGCCTTGCTGCGTGAGAGTCTGCTTGATTCGTTTGTGTGGCACATGTGGCTCGTACAGCAGCTTGACTGCATACGAGAtgcgcggcgtgcatgtATCGCGCAGCTTGTGGCTATGCATCTTCCCGCTATGCTCACGCACCCGACCGTTTCACCACGCATGGTGGCGTCGCTCGCTCGGCTCGCCTGTGAGACGACGTGGCTCGGTGCACAGGCGCAAAGTCTCTTGTCCTACTGTGAGAAGCAGTGTCCAGCGATGCtggtgcatgcgcgcgccCTCTTGGACGATCCGCAGGTGCTGTTTCAGCATGTGCCCCAGATGGACGAGACGTTGTCTATGCAAGCCGAGCTTCTCCATGCCGCGGTGTTCCCGCTGCTCCCGCATGATGCGACGTGGGACGCTGCGGCTGTGCGAATCCTCGATTCGCAGCTGGGCATCACGCCCATGTTCCTCGACTACTTCCTGCCGCGCGAAGcttcgacgacggcgtttgccgtgcgccgcctcaaGATCTTGTATGAATGGGCGTGCACGCCGAAGCGGCGAGGCATCCAtggcggcgtgcatcgtgcatacacggccacggcgctggtgcgTCTTCTGAACGAGTGTCAGTCGCAGCGCCTCACATCGTCCGACGGCCGCCTCCTTCCATGCCCGTGGCATCCGCCGCTCTCGATCCAGGTCACGACGCTGGCATGGATTGACGAGGCATTCGGTGGGCCAGATACGTCGCGTCCTacgcgcgcagcggcgcgacTGCTGGGCGCGCTTGTCTCGGCCAAGCTCTTCCACTACATGCATTTCTTGCAGCATTTGCAGAGCCGCGGGATCATCAAGCCCAGGCACGAAGCACGCACGTCGTATGCGCGCCTTGATGCGCCTGAGCTGCTTCGTCTGCTCCGCAGTATACCCGTGCACCACCTCGCCCCTGCgcaggtgcagcagcggcgcctggcgATCTACGGCACGCGCACATCTGAGTCGCACGAGGAGGGCATagagcgccgcgcgacgcaagAGCTTCGTACGTTACTGTCGACGTATGGCGTAGTGGTGCCggacgccgcgccggcGGAGCTGCCCGCTACGGCGCTTgtgccgacgtcgccgcgcacagcgccgccgaccgCCGACATTCTTGACGCCTtgcagctgcgctcgcgccTGCCGCACGTGTGGCTCGCTTCGCCGTACGTGCAGTCGCGTATCGTGGACCAGTTCCTCGCGCCTGCGTTGCTCCATGACGTGTCGGTGCTGAGTGCCGACGGCTTTGCCGTCGTGGCGTCGGTGCTGACGGGCATGTACGAGATGGAAGTGCTGGGCCGCCTCATgtgtgcgctgctggatggcCACAATctggcgtgcgtcgtgtcGATTTGCCATACGATCGTGGTGCATGCGTGCATCTTTGATGCGCTGGGCATGGCCACCGATCTCGTGGAGCGTCTGGTGCCCTATGCGATTGCCGAGCCGAATGCGCCGCCCGGCATggagcacgtcgtgccCGCTGCTGGTCGCGGCATGGCCGTGGGCATGGCGCGGCGAGCGTTGCATGCGCTGGGGCGCCTtgatgtgcctgtgccgacgtatgcgcccatgccgcAGGCGCCTGAAAGCCCATGGCCCAGGGCGTGTGCCGCCTCGTGGTTCGATGCCCTCTTgaccagcgacgcgtcgtcgtcggtggcgctgTACGCTAGTGACGAGGCTGCCTcgcagctcctcgtgcacgcgctcgaccGACTCGCGCAGTCGACCGACTTTCCGCCCGCCGTGCTCACGACGTACATGGCGACACTCGCAGGCACAGTGGGTGTGCGTCTTGACGACGTTGTGCATGCGTGGATCCGTCGAGCGTGGGAGAgggacgcgccgcatgtctcgagcatgtggaccgtgctggtgctgggcctcgTTCGACACgacctcgtcgatgcgacgcgtctgctgcagcttgtGCTGGTCCCGTTTatcgagcgtgcgccggCGTCGCACACTGGCTGGGACGCGTGCATGGCCCTGCTGTACACGCTCGTGTTCACATACACGAAGCAGGGTAGTGCGTGCTCgatcggcgtcgtgggcgagTCGAGTTGGTACGACGTGAGTCTCATTCGCACGGGCCTCGGCTGCACAGACGGACTCGTGCCGCTCCTCGCCGCCCTCGACACATgcgaggcgccgcagcgctgggcgtgctgGGACGTCTTGTCGTGCCAGGTCCACAAACTGCACGCCGTGTGGCTCGCGTACCCCGACGCCGtctggcgcggcacactcGCCTTGCCGGACGCCCACCGCTacgagcgcgtgcggcgcctGATCCACACGTTCATGGAGCAGGAGCCGCGTGGCGCCCTGCTGCAGCCGCGCATGGCGTCACTCGAGTCGCCTCTcctgccgccgcgccagtcgctcgacgacatgttcgacggcgccctcgccgcgctcgaaTAG
- a CDS encoding sphingomyelin phosphodiesterase, translating into MRSGSSKPYSVEQEPLTGGLDLPYPRPRSQRRPSFRNMVKVGVFVFAALYAVSVCWPVQAESKSTEQRHTVSTTSASSAFTVSKAFPTGDFSKMDFMPKSQEAEPRPQITRVGGGVFDDALVNPTKLPSGNPTSEGFLPKPSASLQSLASSKTFKQDAMKNLTDILNNNRTSKCDRCRMALRAGQKVAQANPSVVPEILQELCKTFKYASKPSVKTACERTYAAEQLGGVFTQVLSYGNFTEGSSSPDYLCATYIKGGSCPFPEMKTLSQEFLSGWFGGSLTPPERVLQRSKKTGPKRDTPLRVFHGSDFHVDPRYLVNSEAGCDNGQCCRADSYNSTLWKKPEFAPGELPMKNISHPANYWGSYTCDSPWSLIEAAMQGLTAINDEARIDFGLYTGDLTTHDEAWHISQDLVKYSEQSLFDLFHKHAPNATMIVALGNHDSAPSDVAAPSNLPDGLADQLSWDWDNVAALVKSEGWGDNVTSEKIRTHYGGYSISPRQGLRVISLNTDMWYRNNPFSYLNIDNPDPSHMLRWLTDELQAAEDNNERAWIVGHVLPGWDGGDSIDNPTNLLYHIVSRFSHTIAHSFFGHKHEDMFHVWYESQSGNSSSVSRKTQNARAMAFIGPSITPLHNVNPSLRVYHVDPETYEVMDYSQYYTQLYNFEKLNKTGPVWELLYKARDTYSNFSMSEKQGKYTAPVRLENGTWPKSAPLNASFWAALTDEMEVRPELIQLHQLYQGRNSPKSPACDTKECYEAKLCYMRSASSNLGRHCPSGFGSVQSF; encoded by the coding sequence ATGAGGTCGGGCTCCTCTAAGCCCTACAGCGTCGAACAGGAGCCGCTCACCGGAGGACTTGATCTCCCGTATCCTCGTCCTCGCAGCCAACGTCGGCCCTCATTCCGTAACATGGTCAAGGTAGGAGTATTTGTGTTTGCTGCCTTGTACGCCGTCAGCGTTTGCTGGCCCGTTCAGGCTGAAAGCAAGTCGACGGAGCAGCGTCACACCGTATCGACAacgagcgcatcctcgGCATTCACGGTGTCAAAGGCATTCCCCACCGGCGACTTTTCGAAGATGGACTTTATGCCCAAGAGCCAAGAGGCTGAGCCACGCCCTCAGATTACGCGTGTCGGCGGTGGTGTGTTCGACGATGCCCTCGTGAACCCGACCAAGCTGCCTTCTGGAAACCCCACCTCGGAGGGCTTCCTGCCAAAGCCATCCGCAAGTCTCCAGTCACTTGCTTCGAGCAAGACGTTCAAGCAGGATGCCATGAAGAACTTGACCGACATTCTGAACAACAACCGGACGAGCAAGTGTGACCGCTGCCGCATGGCCTTGCGCGCTGGCCAGAAGGTGGCTCAGGCTAACCCGTCTGTCGTGCCAGAAATCCTGCAGGAACTGTGCAAGACGTTCAAGTATGCGAGCAAGCCTTCGGTCAAGACGGCCTGTgagcgcacgtacgccgctgagcagctcggtGGTGTGTTCACTCAGGTGCTGAGCTATGGCAACTTTACGGAGGGATCGTCGTCGCCTGACTACCTGTGTGCAACCTACATCAAGGGTGGTTCGTGCCCCTTCCCTGAGATGAAGACACTCTCGCAGGAGTTTCTGTCGGGCTGGTTTGGTGGCTCATTGACGCCGCCGGAGCGTGTCTTACAGCGCTCGAAGAAGACAGGACCTAAGCGCGACACGCCTCTGCGCGTATTCCACGGCTCTGACTTCCATGTGGATCCCCGCTACCTCGTCAACTCGGAAGCTGGCTGTGACAATGGCCAATGCTGCCGAGCTGACAGCTACAACTCAACGCTGTGGAAGAAGCCAGAATTTGCACCCGGCGAGCTTCCGATGAAGAACATTTCGCACCCTGCCAACTACTGGGGTAGCTACACGTGTGACTCGCCGTGGTCGCTAATTGAAGCGGCGATGCAGGGCTTGACGGCTATCaacgacgaggcgcgcattGACTTTGGTCTTTACACGGGTGACTTGACCACGCACGATGAAGCTTGGCACATCTCGCAGGACCTTGTCAAGTACTCGGAGCAATCGCTCTTTGACCTCTTTCACAAGCATGCACCAAACGCCACGATGATTGTCGCACTCGGAAACCACGACTCGGCGCCTTCTGATGTGGCGGCTCCCTCGAATTTGCCTGATGGTCTCGCCGACCAGCTTAGCTGGGACTGGGACAATGTTGCCGCTCTCGTCAAGTCGGAGGGCTGGGGTGACAATGTGACGTCTGAAAAGATTCGCACACACTATGGTGGCTACTCGATCTCGCCTCGTCAGGGCCTGCGTGTGATCTCGCTCAACACGGATATGTGGTACAGGAACAACCCATTCTCGTACCTGAACATTGACAATCCAGACCCAAGCCACATGCTCCGCTGGCTCaccgacgagctgcaggctGCCGAGGACAACAACGAGCGTGCTTGGATTGTGGGCCACGTCCTCCCTGGATGGGACGGCGGTGACAGTATTGACAACCCGACCAACCTGCTTTACCACATCGTGTCGCGCTTCAGTCACACGATTGCCCACTCGTTCTTTGGCCACAAGCATGAGGATATGTTCCACGTTTGGTACGAATCTCAGAGCGGTAACTCGAGCTCGGTCAGCCGCAAGACGCAGAAtgcgcgtgccatggccttTATCGGCCCTTCGATCACGCCGCTCCACAACGTGAACCCGTCGCTCCGTGTCTACCACGTCGACCCTGAGACCTACGAGGTCATGGACTACTCGCAGTACTACACGCAGCTGTACAACTTTGAGAAGCTCAACAAGACCGGTCCTGTTTGGGAGCTGCTGTACAAGGCTCGCGACACGTATTCCAACTTCTCGATGAGTGAGAAGCAAGGCAAGTACACTGCGCCTGTCAGGCTTGAGAATGGCACGTGGCCTAAGAGCGCGCCTCTGAACGCTTCATTCTGGGCCGCTTTGACGGATGAGATGGAGGTCCGCCCTGAACTCATTCAGCTGCACCAGCTGTACCAGGGCCGTAACAGCCCCAAGTCCCCCGCCTGTGACACGAAGGAGTGCTACGAGGCCAAGTTGTGCTAtatgcgcagcgcctcttcgAACCTCGGTCGTCACTGCCCCTCTGGTTTCGGCTCCGTGCAGAGTTTCTAA
- a CDS encoding leucyl-tRNA synthetase: MATKQPPSAGAPAAAGPIKLENTAKRDSLRALEQRYQDEWAAQHVFDVDAPVNEPELRDMTPQEVRAKYPKFFATIPYAYMNGSLHLGHAFTLSKVEFATGYERMCGKRALFPWAFHCTGMPIRAAADKLIREINMFGEDFSGFEEHERQEAEKAVEPEQTGSQRVDKATKGKLAGKSTGLKYQFQIMENSGVPRDEIKKFADPTYWLKYFPPIAKRDCHAFGMRIDWRRAFLTTDVNPYYDSFVRWQINKLRKMDKIKFGERYTIYSITDGQPCMDHDRSDGEGLGPQEYTGIKMEVKQWSAEAAPLLDAKLQGKRVFFIAATLRPETMYGQTNCFVGPKIEYGVYRANDTDLYVCTERAARNFAYQGIFDERGRVECLATVPGAALVGTQVHAPFSAHEQVYMVPMDSVLSTKGTGVVTCVPSDSPDDYAMLMELRKKAEFYKINPQWVAQDPVPVVQAPGYSDMIAADLVKQLKIQSPKDKNALAEAKDVAYKQGFYNGRMLQGTFKGEPVTEAKGKVQKEMIDAGLAFKYAEPEGKIISRSGDDCIVALCDQWYLDYGEASWKVQAEKLLAQLNTFQVETRNSFEGVLSWLHQWACARSYGLGSKLPWDPQFLVESLSDSTIYMAYYTVAYMLQGGVEDGSVPGPLGIKAEDMTDEVWDYVLGGGPFPADSSVPRDKADMMRREFLYFYPMDLRSSGKDLINNHLTFCIYNHAALFPEELWPRAIRANGHLMLNGAKMSKSTGNSLSLRQAVEKFGADATRVSLADAGDSIEDANFEEKTANANILRLHTLIDWCTEIMQQVRDNKLRTGACDSFWDKTFDNDMNVAIAAARDAYERAAYKEASKIGFYEFQSARDLYREATADVGMHADLVRRWIETQALLIAPIAPHFAEHVWKSILGHDSSVHYALFPEPTRPEDAAMTAAALYVRGTIKTIRDAEIAVTRRKAKGPNAPAKYEERKPKEVSIFVADAFPAWQDICVNAVQKHYDASTGSIDDVKVREEVAAAGLLKDKKAMPFVMMFKKRIAEFGPDMAFNRQLPFNEAETLKAASGYLKRTLNFRDVHIESAKDALARADELQGKQGFDKQLVEGAEPGSPSFAFYNVEA; this comes from the coding sequence ATGGCTACGAAGCAGCCGCCATCAGCTGGAGcacctgccgctgctgggccGATTAAGCTGGAGAACACCGCGAAGCGTGACTCGCTGCGTGCTCTCGAGCAGCGGTACCAGGACGAGTGGGCCGCACAGCATGTGttcgacgtcgacgctcCAGTGAATGAGCCGGAGCTCCGTGATATGACGCCCCAGGAGGTCCGGGCCAAGTACCCCAAGTTCTTTGCGACGATTCCGTACGCGTACATGAATGGCAGCCTGCACTTGGGCCATGCGTTCACGCTGTCCAAGGTCGAGTTTGCGACGGGATacgagcgcatgtgcgGCAAGCGTGCTCTCTTTCCATGGGCATTCCACTGCACGGGTATGCCGATCCGCGCTGCGGCAGACAAGCTGATCCGCGAAATCAACATGTTCGGCGAAGACTTTAGCGGGTTCGAGGAGCATGAGCGCCAAGAGGCCGAAAAGGCCGTCGAGCCTGAGCAGACTGGCTCGCAGCGTGTCGACAAGGCGACGAAGGGCAAGCTCGCTGGCAAGAGCACAGGCCTCAAGTACCAGTTCCAGATCATGGAGAACAGCGGTGTGCCACGCGACGAGATCAAAAAGTTTGCGGATCCGACGTACTGGCTCAAGTACTTCCCACCGATCGCCAAGCGTGACTGCCATGCCTTCGGTATGCGCATCGactggcgccgcgcgtTCCTCACGACAGACGTGAATCCATACTACGACTCGTTCGTCCGTTGGCAAATCAACAAGTTGCGCAAGATGGACAAGATCAAGTTCGGTGAGCGATACACGATCTACTCCATCACGGATGGCCAGCCGTGCATGGACCACGACCGCTCGGACGGCGAAGGTCTCGGTCCGCAGGAGTACACGGGCATCAAAATGGAAGTAAAGCAGTGGTCTGCCGAGGCAGCACCGCTCCTCGATGCCAAGCTACAGGGAAAGCGTGTGTTCTTCATTGCTGCCACGCTGCGTCCCGAGACCATGTACGGCCAGACCAACTGCTTTGTCGGTCCGAAGATCGAGTACGGCGTGTACCGTGCCAACGACACTGACCTATACGTCTGCACGgagcgcgctgcacgcAACTTTGCCTACCAGGGCATCTTTGACGAGCGCGGTCGTGTGGAATGCCTGGCAACCgtgcctggcgcagcgctgGTCGGTACCCAGGTCCATGCACCGTTTAGTGCCCACGAGCAGGTATACATGGTGCCAATGGACTCGGTGCTCTCGACGAAGGGCACAGGCGTCGTTACGTGTGTGCCAAGTGACTCTCCAGACGACTATGCGATGCTGATGGAGCTTCGCAAGAAGGCCGAGTTTTACAAGATCAACCCGCAATGGGTGGCGCAGGACCCTGTGCCCGTCGTGCAGGCGCCAGGCTACAGTGACATGATTGCTGCTGACCTCGtcaagcagctcaagaTCCAGAGCCCGAAGGACAAAAACGCTCTGGCCGAAGCTAAGGACGTGGCATACAAGCAGGGCTTCTACAACGGTCGCATGCTGCAGGGCACATTCAAGGGCGAGCCGGTGACGGAAGCCAAGGGCAAGGTGCAGAAGGAGATGATCGATGCTGGCCTGGCCTTCAAGTACGCTGAGCCCGAGGGCAAGATCATCAGTCGCAGTGGCGACGACTGCATCGTGGCGCTTTGCGACCAGTGGTATCTTGACTACGGCGAGGCGTCGTGGAAGGTGCAGGCAGAAAAGCTtcttgcgcagctcaaCACCTTCCAggtcgagacgcgcaaCTCGTTTGAAGGCGTGCTGAGCTGGCTGCACCAATGGGCATGTGCTCGCTCCTACGGTCTCGGCTCTAAGCTGCCGTGGGATCCGCAGTTCCTCGTCGAGAGTCTCAGTGACTCGACGATCTACATGGCGTACTACACGGTCGCGTACATGCTGCAGGGCGGTGTGGAAGACGGCAGCGTGCCTGGCCCTCTGGGCATCAAGGCCGAGGACATGACCGACGAGGTGTGGGACTACGTACTCGGCGGTGGTCCCTTCCCCGCCGACTCATCTGTCCCTCGCGACAAGGCCGACATGATGCGTCGCGAATTCCTCTACTTCTACCCTATGGACTTGCGCTCGTCGGGCAAGGATCTCATCAACAATCACCTGACGTTCTGCATTTACAACCACGCGGCACTATTCCCCGAGGAGCTCTGGCCGCGTGCCATCCGAGCGAACGGCCACTTGATGCTCAACGGCGCCAAGATGTCCAAGAGCACGGGCAACTCGCTCTCCCTGCGCCAGGCCGTCGAGAAGTTCGGTGCGGATGCCACGCGTGTGAGCCTTGCCGACGCTGGCGATAGCATTGAAGACGCCAACTTTGAGGAAAAGACCGCGAACGCCAACATTCTTCGTCTGCACACTCTCATCGACTGGTGCACAGAGATTatgcagcaggtgcgtgaCAACAAGCTGCGTACCGGCGCATGCGACTCGTTCTGGGACAAGACATTCGACAATGACATGAACGTAGCCATCGCTGCGGCTCGTGATGCTTATGAACGCGCAGCGTACAAGGAAGCCTCCAAGATTGGCTTCTACGAGTTCCAGTCGGCTCGCGACCTGTACCGTGAAGCGACGGCCGATGTCGGCATGCATGCCGATctggtgcgccgctggatcgAGACGCAGGCACTCCTTATTGCCCCGATCGCACCCCACTTTGCTGAGCACGTATGGAAGTCTATCCTGGGTCACGATAGCTCAGTCCACTATGCCTTGTTCCCCGAGCCAACGAGGCCAGAGGACGCTGCCATGACGGCAGCGGCCCTGTATGTCCGTGGCACCATCAAGACCATCCGTGACGCCGAGATCGCCGTCACACGCCGCAAAGCCAAAGGTCCAAATGCTCCCGCCAAGTACGAAGAGCGCAAGCCGAAGGAAGTGTCGATCTTTGTGGCGGATGCTTTCCCTGCTTGGCAAGACATTTGTGTCAATGCCGTGCAGAAGCACTACGATGCCTCCACCGGCAGCATTGATGATGTCAAGGTGCGTGAGGAAgtcgcagcagctggcCTGTTGAAGGACAAGAAGGCCATGCCGTTCGTTATGATGTtcaagaagcgcatcgCCGAGTTTGGCCCAGACATGGCTTTCAACCGTCAGCTGCCATTTAACGAGGCAGAAACGCTCAAGGCCGCCAGCGGCTACTTGAAGCGTACGCTCAACTTCCGCGACGTGCATATCGAAAGTGCCAAGGATGCCTTGGCGCGGGCGGATGAGCTCCAAGGCAAGCAGGGCTTTGACAAGCAGCTGGTCGAGGGCGCTGAGCCTGGCTCGCCGTCGTTTGCCTTCTACAATGTGGAGGCGTAG